One segment of Thermus hydrothermalis DNA contains the following:
- a CDS encoding tetratricopeptide repeat protein translates to MRLIWGLLVFMGLVIPPQALAQGAEEYFARCQRLYDQGALESAQMTCELALVSDPNHAPSLRLLARIALERGELAQAATYLERLGDDPEGLVLKARLLLAQGKPAEVLRLPLGRDPEARLARALALEALKRPEAALAEAQTLPPTPEVRLLLARLHLELGNPEAGLLALGSTREERLARGRLLFLVGRPGEAIPLLESLLPELAERPDLKAQALSTLTLAYLGQGDFERGLAALGQLSQVENLPGRFLAKAWPWLLALLAFLVLVLLGESRIEPLRTVEVVENPLPGPGSLYLLALLALLLALGFAALMGKLLFANLLAFLTPYQGEKVLPSLYLAYGAFLLLGLLFWQRKRLPALLGPWGSWVEGFWVGPALVLLLFAYGLLRPFLGLSTLPLNLLTFLGLALMEPFFRGLVPWVFKERYKDLSPALSALFFALVVPGPTLLLLLVGAGLLWAKERAGSVLGLGLGWVVAGVVLALFPPAWLRRF, encoded by the coding sequence ATGAGGCTTATTTGGGGACTTTTGGTCTTTATGGGCCTGGTTATTCCTCCCCAGGCCTTGGCCCAAGGGGCCGAGGAGTATTTCGCCCGCTGCCAGAGGCTCTACGACCAAGGAGCCTTGGAGAGCGCCCAGATGACCTGCGAGCTCGCCCTGGTGAGCGACCCCAACCACGCCCCAAGCCTCCGCCTCCTCGCCCGCATCGCCTTGGAAAGGGGGGAGCTGGCCCAAGCGGCCACCTACCTGGAGCGCCTAGGGGACGACCCCGAGGGCCTGGTCCTCAAGGCACGGCTCCTTTTGGCCCAGGGGAAGCCGGCGGAGGTCCTGCGCCTCCCCTTGGGGCGGGATCCGGAGGCGAGGCTGGCGAGGGCCTTGGCCCTCGAGGCCCTAAAGCGCCCAGAGGCCGCCCTGGCCGAGGCCCAAACCCTCCCCCCCACCCCGGAGGTGCGCCTCCTCCTGGCCCGGCTCCACCTGGAGCTCGGCAATCCCGAAGCGGGCCTCCTGGCCCTGGGCTCCACCCGGGAGGAACGGCTAGCGCGGGGACGCCTCCTTTTCCTGGTGGGGCGGCCCGGGGAGGCCATCCCCCTTTTGGAAAGCCTCCTCCCGGAGCTTGCGGAAAGGCCGGACCTCAAGGCCCAGGCCCTCTCCACCCTGACCCTGGCCTACCTGGGCCAAGGGGACTTCGAGCGGGGCCTGGCGGCCCTGGGGCAACTTTCCCAGGTGGAAAACCTCCCCGGGCGCTTCCTCGCCAAGGCCTGGCCCTGGCTTCTCGCCCTCCTCGCCTTCTTGGTCCTGGTCCTCCTGGGGGAAAGCCGCATAGAGCCCTTGCGCACCGTGGAGGTGGTGGAAAACCCCTTGCCAGGGCCGGGAAGCCTCTACCTCTTGGCCCTCCTGGCCCTCCTCTTGGCCCTGGGCTTCGCCGCCCTGATGGGCAAGCTCCTCTTCGCCAACCTCCTCGCCTTCCTCACCCCCTACCAAGGGGAAAAGGTGCTCCCAAGCCTCTACCTGGCCTACGGGGCCTTCCTCCTCTTGGGCCTCCTCTTCTGGCAAAGGAAGCGGCTACCCGCCCTCCTGGGCCCCTGGGGAAGCTGGGTGGAGGGGTTTTGGGTGGGGCCGGCCTTGGTCCTCCTCCTCTTCGCCTACGGCCTCCTGCGCCCCTTCCTCGGCCTATCCACCCTTCCCCTAAACCTCCTCACCTTCCTGGGCCTGGCCCTGATGGAGCCCTTCTTCCGCGGCTTGGTTCCCTGGGTCTTTAAGGAGCGCTACAAGGACCTCTCCCCCGCCCTTTCCGCCCTCTTCTTCGCCCTGGTGGTGCCGGGGCCCACCCTCCTCCTCCTCCTCGTGGGCGCCGGGCTTTTGTGGGCCAAGGAGCGGGCGGGGAGCGTCTTGGGCCTTGGCCTGGGCTGGGTGGTGGCGGGGGTGGTCCTCGCCCTCTTCCCCCCCGCTTGGCTGCGGCGCTTCTAG
- the ispF gene encoding 2-C-methyl-D-erythritol 2,4-cyclodiphosphate synthase — protein sequence MRIGYGEDSHLLAEGKPLYLCGLEIPSPVGAVAHSDGDAALHALTDALLAAYGLGDIGLLFPDTDPRWQGVRSEVFLKEALARVAGLGGRLLQVSLVLTLDRPKLNPHREALVENLSRLLGLPKDRIGLAFKTSEGLFPSHVQARALALLDG from the coding sequence ATGCGCATCGGCTACGGGGAGGATAGCCACCTTCTCGCCGAGGGCAAGCCCCTCTACCTCTGCGGCCTAGAGATCCCAAGCCCCGTGGGGGCCGTGGCCCACTCCGACGGGGATGCCGCCCTCCACGCCCTCACCGATGCCCTCCTCGCCGCCTATGGCCTCGGGGATATCGGCCTCCTCTTCCCCGACACCGACCCCCGCTGGCAAGGGGTGCGGAGCGAGGTGTTCCTGAAGGAAGCCCTGGCCCGGGTGGCGGGCCTAGGGGGGAGGCTCCTCCAGGTGAGCCTGGTCCTCACCCTGGACCGGCCCAAGCTAAACCCCCACCGGGAGGCCTTGGTGGAAAACCTTTCCCGCCTCTTGGGGCTTCCCAAGGACCGCATCGGCCTGGCCTTCAAAACCTCGGAGGGCCTCTTCCCTTCCCACGTCCAGGCCCGGGCCCTGGCGCTTTTGGATGGTTGA